The Lycium barbarum isolate Lr01 chromosome 12, ASM1917538v2, whole genome shotgun sequence genome includes a region encoding these proteins:
- the LOC132624463 gene encoding uncharacterized protein LOC132624463 gives MTSPMIQKEIVTACKIETIKAIIEELNGDYFALLVDESFDVSRKEQMAIVLRYVDRMGFVMERLIDIIHVQDTCASSLKEAIVNLLAQHSLSLSYVRGQCYDGASNMQGRINGLKMLIKQESRSAHSVHCFAHQLQLSLVAVSKRCVEVGELVLLVSSILNMLGASFKRMDEYRESQKKRVQEALDMGELETGRGLHQEFGLTRACDTRWGSHYKSFSNFILMFGSIVDVLNDIVVDSHCPDESAKAMGFLRACQTFDVAFTLHLMRDILAITDELNKCLQKKEQDIVNAMLLVQVAKKRLQKLREEEWGSLIDKVSKFCIKYQILIPKLDEPYFTSLRSRRKLAGCTISHHYYVEVFCKVIDWQIQELSYRFDEVTTDLLHGIACLNPIDSFSSFDLRKIMRMAEHYPDDFDEFSMGVLENQLASYIIDVRDLDERFSDLKGLCDLSKRLVQTKKHSNYPLVFLLVKLALLLPVATASVERTFSAMKFIKNDLRSRMNESYFSGCLVPYVEKDVFNRISNDVIIKTFQGMKRRRVQL, from the coding sequence ATGACTTCTCCAATGATTCAAAAAGAAATTGTGACTGCATGCAAAATTGAAACAATTAAGGCTATCATAGAAGAATTAAATGGTGATTACTTTGCCTTGTTGGTTGATGAATCTTTTGATGTATCGCGCAAGGAGCAAATGGCCATTGTTTTACGATATGTTGATAGAATGGGATTTGTGATGGAGCGACTTATCGACATTATTCATGTTCAAGATACTTGCGCATCATCTCTAAAAGAAGCAATTGTTAATTTACTTGCTCAACATTCCTTGAGTCTTTCTTATGTACGTGGACAATGTTATGATGGGGCAAGTAATATGCAAGGTAGAATCAATGGCCTTAAAATGTTGATTAAGCAAGAAAGTAGATCGGCTCATTCTGTTCATTGCTTTgctcatcaacttcaactaaGTCTTGTTGCGGTTTCTAAAAGGTGTGTTGAAGTGGGGGAGCTTGTACTATTGGTTTCAAGTATTTTGAATATGTTGGGAGCTTCTTTTAAACGCATGGATGAATATCGAGAATCTCAAAAGAAAAGAGTTCAAGAGGCATTAGATATGGGTGAACTTGAAACTGGTAGAGGCTTGCATCAAGAATTTGGTCTTACTAGAGCTTGTGATACTCGTTGGGGATCCCACTACAAATCTTTTAGTAACTTTATTCTTATGTTTGGTTCAATTGTTGATGTACttaatgatattgttgttgattcaCATTGTCCAGATGAAAGTGCCAAGGCAATGGGATTTCTCAGAGCATGTCAAACATTTGATGTTGCATTCACATTGCATTTGATGAGAGATATTTTAGCAATCACAGATGAGCTTAACAAATGCTTACAGAAAAAAGAGCAAGATATCGTAAATGCCATGCTACTTGTTCAAGTAGCAAAGAAAAGGTTGCAAAagttaagggaggaagaatgggGTTCACTTATTGATAAAGTATCTAAATTTTGTATCAAGTATCAAATTTTGATACCTAAGTTAGATGAGCCGTACTTTACCTCTTTGAGATCACGACGTAAACTTGCTGGTTGTACTATCTCACACCATTATTACGTTGAAGTGTTTTGCAAAGTTATTGATTGGCAAATTCAAGAGCTTTCTTATCGTTTTGATGAAGTAACTACTGATTTGCTTCATGGAATTGCTTGTTTAAATCCAATTGACTCATTTTCTAGTTTTGATCTCAGGAAAATAATGAGAATGGCTGAACATTATCCTgatgactttgatgaatttagTATGGGGGTTCTTGAGAATCAACTTGCAAGTTACATTATTGATGTTCGTGATCTTGATGAAAGGTTCTCCGATCTAAAAGGACTTTGTGATCTTTCAAAAAGATTAGTTCAGACAAAGAAGCATTCAAACTACCCTCTTGTATTCCTCTTAGTGAAACTTGCCTTGCTCTTGCCAGTTGCCACTGCATCCGTTGAAAGAACTTTTTCAGCAATGAAGTTTATCAAGAATGACTTGCGGAGTCGAATGAATGAGAGTTATTTTAGTGGTTGCTTGGTGCCTTATGTAGAAAAAGATGTGTTTAATAGGAtatctaatgatgttattataaaAACATTTCAAGGAATGAAACGTCGTCGTGTACAGTTGTAG